In a single window of the Arthrobacter sp. StoSoilA2 genome:
- a CDS encoding isochorismate synthase translates to MTSTLRTLTVPLDVESSSGGLPSFLVRDDVLCWSRREAGLVGYGELTRFNASGPERFLEADIWWRHLILEAEIIDHVEIPGTGPVAFGSFAFSKMSPHVSRLIVPEMVVGIRDGRAWATQLTFDDAELTETGVLAALDRWLNSTDPYEADGEATTPGGSDVGLSPDAFSPNGAAGYLSRGSLSETDWMQAVSNGVAEIRTGKLEKLVLARDVVANLPAGVNAAEVLRQLAARYRECWTYGVDGLVGATPEMLIQVEGRTAQARVLAGTLDRRDAEGVDGSPMAYAERVLAGSEKQRHEHEIAIDSLTRQLAPFSEAMNSHSEPFILELPNVWHLASDVKAELADIEGHVPTCLALINALHPTAAVCGTPTLVAGALIRKLEHLDRGPYAGPVGWLDAAGNGEWGIALRGAVIEDANTVRLYAGCGIVEGSQPEAELAETWAKFRPMLEALGIQR, encoded by the coding sequence ATGACGAGCACGCTCCGTACCTTGACAGTCCCCCTCGATGTCGAATCATCCTCCGGGGGGCTGCCGTCGTTTCTGGTCCGGGACGACGTCCTCTGCTGGTCACGCCGCGAAGCCGGTCTGGTGGGGTACGGCGAGCTGACACGGTTCAACGCCTCGGGACCTGAGCGCTTCCTTGAGGCTGATATCTGGTGGCGGCACCTCATTCTTGAGGCCGAAATCATCGATCACGTGGAGATCCCGGGCACTGGCCCGGTTGCGTTCGGCTCGTTCGCTTTTTCCAAGATGTCCCCGCACGTTTCCCGGCTGATCGTCCCTGAGATGGTGGTCGGCATCCGCGATGGCCGCGCTTGGGCCACCCAACTGACTTTCGACGACGCCGAGCTCACCGAGACGGGCGTCCTCGCCGCCCTGGACCGCTGGCTGAACAGCACCGACCCATATGAAGCCGATGGTGAGGCCACTACGCCAGGAGGGTCCGACGTCGGGCTGTCACCTGACGCTTTTTCGCCCAACGGTGCGGCTGGTTACCTCAGCCGGGGGTCGTTGAGCGAAACGGATTGGATGCAGGCCGTCTCCAACGGCGTGGCGGAAATCCGCACCGGCAAGCTGGAGAAACTTGTTTTGGCGCGCGACGTCGTAGCCAACCTTCCTGCCGGCGTGAACGCTGCGGAGGTGCTACGCCAGCTGGCGGCACGGTACCGGGAATGCTGGACGTATGGCGTTGACGGCCTGGTGGGTGCGACACCGGAAATGCTGATTCAGGTGGAGGGTCGCACGGCTCAGGCCCGTGTGCTGGCCGGCACGTTGGATCGACGCGACGCCGAAGGTGTGGACGGATCCCCCATGGCCTACGCCGAGCGGGTTCTGGCCGGATCTGAAAAGCAGCGCCACGAGCATGAGATTGCGATTGATTCGCTGACCCGCCAGCTGGCGCCGTTTTCCGAGGCGATGAACTCCCACAGCGAGCCCTTCATTCTGGAACTGCCCAACGTGTGGCATCTGGCCTCGGACGTCAAAGCCGAGCTTGCTGATATTGAAGGTCATGTGCCCACGTGCTTGGCCCTGATCAACGCACTGCATCCAACCGCGGCAGTGTGCGGAACGCCTACTTTGGTGGCCGGTGCGCTGATCCGGAAACTGGAGCACCTGGACCGTGGCCCCTACGCCGGGCCGGTGGGTTGGCTTGATGCTGCCGGCAATGGCGAATGGGGCATTGCCTTGCGCGGCGCGGTCATCGAGGACGCCAACACGGTGCGTCTTTACGCAGGTTGCGGGATCGTGGAAGGTTCACAGCCGGAGGCTGAGCTTGCCGAGACATGGGCCAAATTCCGGCCAATGCTCGAGGCCCTGGGGATCCAGCGCTGA
- a CDS encoding ABC transporter substrate-binding protein, with product MQISRSVLSGTKMAAVLAAGALALTACGGASTPAASSGSGPKLINAGKLTVCSDVPYEPFEFQKDGKIVGFDMDIANEVAKDLKAELNVVDSSFEAIETGTALTGCDVSISSISITDVRKNVMDFSNPYMDDDLTLVATSSSGINNLDGAKGKKVGVQQATTGAQYAKDKGIDAQQFEDSGLLVQALKAGTIDAAVGNQSVLGYAIMDDSKLKRVEDYATGEKLGISIKKGNTAMADAVNATLKRLTDDGTLKKFETTWFGEATKK from the coding sequence ATGCAGATCTCCCGTTCGGTTCTGTCCGGCACCAAGATGGCCGCCGTGCTCGCAGCAGGCGCCCTGGCCCTGACCGCCTGCGGTGGCGCCTCCACCCCGGCTGCCTCGAGTGGCTCAGGCCCCAAGCTCATCAACGCCGGCAAGCTCACTGTGTGCTCGGATGTCCCCTACGAGCCCTTCGAGTTCCAGAAGGACGGCAAGATCGTCGGCTTCGATATGGACATCGCCAACGAAGTGGCCAAGGACCTCAAGGCCGAACTCAACGTGGTGGACAGCTCCTTCGAAGCAATCGAGACCGGCACTGCGCTGACTGGTTGCGACGTCTCCATCTCCTCAATCTCCATCACCGATGTCCGCAAGAACGTCATGGACTTCTCCAACCCGTACATGGACGACGACCTGACCCTCGTGGCTACCTCGTCCTCGGGCATCAACAACCTTGACGGTGCCAAGGGCAAGAAGGTGGGCGTCCAGCAGGCCACCACCGGCGCCCAGTACGCCAAGGACAAGGGAATCGACGCCCAGCAGTTCGAGGACTCCGGCCTCCTGGTCCAGGCCCTCAAGGCAGGCACCATCGACGCCGCCGTCGGCAACCAGTCGGTTCTGGGTTATGCCATCATGGACGATTCCAAGCTCAAGCGCGTTGAAGACTACGCAACGGGCGAGAAGCTGGGAATCTCCATCAAGAAGGGCAACACCGCCATGGCTGACGCCGTCAATGCGACCCTGAAGCGCCTCACCGATGACGGCACCCTGAAGAAGTTCGAGACAACCTGGTTCGGCGAAGCAACCAAGAAGTAG